AACGCCAGGAAGCTGGAGCGCTTGCTCGGGGACCTGCTCGACCTCGACCGGCTGCAGCGCGGCATCATCACGCCGCAGCGGCGCCCCACCGACCTCGCGACGCTGGTGGCGCGGGCGGTCGATGAATGCGACGACCCGACCGGGCACGAGATCATGGCCGAGGTGGCTCCCGGGTCGTTCCTGCTCGACGCGGCCAAGGTCGAACGCATCGTCGAGAACCTGCTGTCGAACGCGCTCCGGCACACGCCGCCCGGCACGCAGGTGTGGGTCCGCGCCGCCCCCGCAGACGGGGGGGTGTCGATCACCGTGGAGGACGCCGGCCCCGGCGTGCCCGAGGACCTGCACGACGCCGTCTTCGAGCCGTTCCGCCAGGCTCCCGGGTCGTCCTCGGAGCACTCACCCGGCGTGGGCATCGGCCTCTCGCTGGTTCGGCGGTTCGCTGAGCTGCACGGCGGCCAGGCGTGGCTGGAGGCACGCGAGGGCGGGGGCGCCTCGTTCCGCGTCTTCCTCTCGGAAGGGTGAGGGCCCGGCAGCGCTGAGCGCCGGGCGGCGGGGGGTACAGCCGCCGCCCGGCGCACGCGCCGTCGAGGCTCCCAGGGGGGTGGTCGCGACGACGGCGCGGGTCCACACCCCGATCAGATGAACAGCGTCACCGCGTCCTGCGCCTCGAGCAGGGCGGTCGTGGCGCCGGCGGGCTCGTCGATCCCATCGATCAGATCGTCCTTCGTGAGGCCCATCAGATCCATCGTCATCTGACAGGGCACCAGGTGCACCCCGAGATCGCGAGCGACCTCGAGCAGCTCGTCTGGCGACGCAACGTGGTGCTCGTCGGCGAGCTTCTTCATCATCGCGGGCCCCATGCCGACGAAGTTCATCTTCCCCAGCTTCAGGTGCTCGGTGCCGCCGCGGTTCATCATCGACATCATCTTCTGCATCCAGTTCTCGCCGGTGAGGTGCACGTCGTTGCGTACCAGCGGGAACAGCCCCCAGAAGGTGAAGAAGATCGTGGTCTCCATGCCCATGGCTGCCCCCGTCGTGCCGAGGATGAAGGTCGGCCAGATCTTGTCCAGGTCGCCGGACCAGGCCATGATCACGAGCTTCTTGTGTGGCACATGCTCGAGCCGCGCCGGTGCGGGCGCCTCGAGGGTGGCTTCCATCGCCGCCATCGGACTCACCCCTTCTTCCTGATCACGAAGCGGTAGACCTCGCCCTCCTCGTCCTGCTCGACCAGCTCGTGGCCCGTCGAGGTGCACCAGGCGTTGAAGTCGGGAACCGCGCCCGGATCGGTCGCGAGCGACTCGATCAGCTCCCCCGGCTGCAGGTCACGGATCGCCTGAGCGGTCTTCGCGATCGGCAGCGGGCAGGAGAGCCCCTTCAGGTCCAGTGTCTTGGTGATCGTCTCGTCCATCGAACTCACTCCTTCGTGGTGGCCATCGCTTCGCTGCATGAGCCGTTCACCCCTTCGTCGCGGCGTCCGCGGGGGGCTTCGAGAACGGCGCGTTCTCGGGGATGCGGCCCTGGGGCACCGTCTCCCAGTACATGCGGTTGAACAGCCACTTCGCCGTGTGCCAGGCTCGGTTGGGCTTCGGTGGCTGCGGCGGATGGTCGTAGTCGAACCGCAACGAGGTCGCCTGGCCGTTGCCGGTCTCGAGGAAGCACATCACCCGGCCGCCGTAGTTCTCCTTCGGCGCCGTGCCCTTCACGAGCGACGTGATCCGGCTCGCGATCACGGGCGCCTCGAAGTGCGCGGTCGAGCCCGACTTCGAGATGGGCAGGTTCGTCGCGTCGCCCAGACCGAAGATGCGTTCGTGCCCCTCGACGTTGAGCGTGTGCTTGTCGGTGGGGAGCCATCCGCCGGGGTCGCCGAGCTCCGAGTCGATCACGACCTGGGCGCCTTTGTGCGGTGGCACGAGCACGAGCAGGTCGTACTCCTGCTTCTCGCCCTCGAGCGACTCGACCACTCCGGCGCTCGGATCGACGGCCTCGACGTTGAAGAACGTGGTGAGCCCGATGCCGCGTTCGTCCATGTACGGCTGGATCAGCTTCGAGGCGCTCTCGATCGTGAACGCCCGGTTGAGCGGCGAGAGCAGCTCGATCTCGCTCTTGTCGCGCACGCCCTTGTGCCGCAGGTACTCCTCGACCATGAACGTGAACTCGACCGGCGCCGGAGGGCACTTGTACGGGATGCCCGCGACCCCGACCTTCAGCCGGCCACCATCGAAGCGCCGCAACTCCTGCGCCAGCCGCTCGGCCCCGTCGAGTGAGTAGAACTCGAACGCGCCCTCGGACAAGCCAGGGATCTGCTCGGGGACGAGCCGGGACCCCGTCGCGATCACCAGGTAGTCCCACTCCAGGCTCCCGCCGCGCTCGAGCTGCACGGTTCCCGCGTCGGGGTGGATGCGGACCGCCCGCTCGATCGCGAGGTCGACGTTCGGACGGAGCAGGGTGCGCTCCTCGCGGCTCAACCAGTGGCCCTTCGCCTCGCCGAGCGCGACGTAGAGGTAGCCGGGCTGGTAGTCGTGCATGCCGGTGGGGTCGACCACCGTCACGCGCGCGTCACGGCCCAGCTCCTTGTCGAGCAGGTTCGCGACGAGGGTGCCGCCGACGCCGCCACCCAACACCGCCACGCGCGCCGGCATCGTCGCTCACCTCGCCTTCCGGATGATGAACCGGGTGAACCCGTCGTCCGGCACGACCTCCACGAGCTCGTGCTGGGCTTTGGCGACCCACGCCGGGATGTCGGTCTTGGACCCTTCGTCGCTCGAGAGCACCTCGATCACGTCGCCGATCTGACTCTCACGGATCGCGCCGATCAGAGTCATCAGCGGTCCTGGGCATGCCATGCCCTTCGCGTCGATCGACCTCGTCACTTCCGTCGTCGTCATCGTTCCTACCTCCATGTCTTCAGATGAACGTCACGGGGCCGTCGGCTTCC
This sequence is a window from Actinomycetota bacterium. Protein-coding genes within it:
- a CDS encoding DsrE/DsrF/DrsH-like family protein — protein: MEATLEAPAPARLEHVPHKKLVIMAWSGDLDKIWPTFILGTTGAAMGMETTIFFTFWGLFPLVRNDVHLTGENWMQKMMSMMNRGGTEHLKLGKMNFVGMGPAMMKKLADEHHVASPDELLEVARDLGVHLVPCQMTMDLMGLTKDDLIDGIDEPAGATTALLEAQDAVTLFI
- a CDS encoding sulfurtransferase TusA family protein: MDETITKTLDLKGLSCPLPIAKTAQAIRDLQPGELIESLATDPGAVPDFNAWCTSTGHELVEQDEEGEVYRFVIRKKG
- a CDS encoding FAD/NAD(P)-binding oxidoreductase, translating into MPARVAVLGGGVGGTLVANLLDKELGRDARVTVVDPTGMHDYQPGYLYVALGEAKGHWLSREERTLLRPNVDLAIERAVRIHPDAGTVQLERGGSLEWDYLVIATGSRLVPEQIPGLSEGAFEFYSLDGAERLAQELRRFDGGRLKVGVAGIPYKCPPAPVEFTFMVEEYLRHKGVRDKSEIELLSPLNRAFTIESASKLIQPYMDERGIGLTTFFNVEAVDPSAGVVESLEGEKQEYDLLVLVPPHKGAQVVIDSELGDPGGWLPTDKHTLNVEGHERIFGLGDATNLPISKSGSTAHFEAPVIASRITSLVKGTAPKENYGGRVMCFLETGNGQATSLRFDYDHPPQPPKPNRAWHTAKWLFNRMYWETVPQGRIPENAPFSKPPADAATKG
- a CDS encoding sulfurtransferase TusA family protein, which codes for MTTTEVTRSIDAKGMACPGPLMTLIGAIRESQIGDVIEVLSSDEGSKTDIPAWVAKAQHELVEVVPDDGFTRFIIRKAR